A region from the Panicum hallii strain FIL2 chromosome 1, PHallii_v3.1, whole genome shotgun sequence genome encodes:
- the LOC112897441 gene encoding chaperone protein ClpB1-like translates to MVAAVSKADPVIGRDDEINRIICVLCRRTKNSAILVGAPGVGKTAIAEGLAQRIVAGNVPAALSGAHILELDLGAMVAATTLRGMFEERIKNVIQEAEDANGKVILFVDEMHMLLGASNISSVGAANLLKPALARGRIRCVGATTFEEYRKYIEKDAAFERRFEKVLVEEPSLSATIAILQGLKKRYEEHHHTIIQDAAIVAAARLANRYITGRQFPDKAIDLIDEASAITRIHTDNQLKGNNMQHSPVDALKKAIVCPDQVAQVVSRLTGIPVSSLAQDEKVKLMHLADRLQERIVGQQEAINLVAQAVLRSRAGLDQPGQPIGSFLFLGSTGVGKTELAKALAEQLFDSERMLIRFDMTEFVGSHSVLRLIGAPPSYQGHDDGGQLTEKVRQRPYSVILFDEIEKADPAVFNVFLQLLDDGVLTDGKGRTVDFKNTIIIMTSNLGAEYLMEAMTGEKSMEAARDLVIKQAEKHFKPEFLNRLSEIVIFEPLSQDKLRVVANVQLKGIIDRLAEKGINIYASEAVLDVVLSESHNPLYGARPIRRWLQKNVMTKLAEMLFKGEIDGKTTVIIDASEDKKDLKYKVVKNARTLEKRPLMEISSDSDSDDDIDLNAPIVKKTKGIVISSNWK, encoded by the exons ATGGTGGCTGCGGTTAGCAAGGCCGACCCGGTGATCGGCCGAGACGATGAGATCAACCGCATCATCTGTGTCCTTTGCCGCCGAACGAAGAACAGTGCCATCCTCGTCGGCGCACCTGGGGTTGGCAAGACCGCCATTGCCGAGGGACTTGCCCAACGCATTGTGGCGGGAAATGTCCCTGCTGCGCTCTCTGGGGCACACATCTTGGAGCTCGACCTCGGTGCGATGGTGGCCGCAACCACGTTGCGGGGCATGTTTGAGGAGCGCATCAAGAACGTGATCCAGGAAGCAGAGGACGCGAACGGCAAGGTGATCCTGTTCGTTGACGAGATGCACATGCTCCTTGGTGCCAGCAACATTAGCAGCGTGGGTGCTGCCAATCTGCTGAAGCCGGCGTTGGCCCGCGGCCGCATCCGCTGCGTGGGCGCCACCACATTTGAGGAATATCGCAAGTACATCGAGAAGGATGCTGCGTTTGAGCGACGGTTTGAGAAGGTGCTCGTTGAAGAACCGAGCTTATCGGCGACCATTGCCATTCTGCAGGGCCTGAAGAAGAGATATGAAGAACACCATCACACCATAATTCAGGATGCTGCCATTGTAGCCGCTGCTCGTCTTGCCAACCGGTACATCACTG GTCGTCAATTTCCTGATAAGGCAATTGATCTTATCGATGAAGCAAGTGCCATCACAAGGATTCATACTGACAACCAGCTGAAAGGGAACAACATGCAGCATAGCCCTGTGGATGCTCTGAAGAAAGCAATTGTTTGCCCAGATCAAGTTGCACAG GTTGTGAGCCGATTGACTGGCATTCCTGTCAGTTCACTCGCCCAAGATGAGAAGGTAAAGCTAATGCACCTAGCAGATAGGTTGCAAGAGCGAATTGTTGGCCAGCAAGAAGCAATCAATTTGGTCGCACAGGCAGTGTTAAGGTCAAGGGCTGGGCTAGATCAACCTGGACAACCAATaggctcttttcttttcctggGCTCAACTGGTGTTGGCAAGACAGAACTTGCAAAGGCTCTCGCAGAACAGCTGTTCGATAGTGAAAGGATGTTGATCCGGTTCGACATGACTGAGTTTGTTGGCAGTCACTCGGTGCTACGTCTCATTGGAGCACCTCCTAG CTATCAAGGCCACGATGATGGAGGACAACTAACCGAGAAAGTCAGGCAACGGCCATACAGCGTAATCCTTTTTGATGAAATTGAGAAGGCCGACCCTGCAGTGTTTAATGTTTTCCTCCAGCTACTTGATGACGGTGTTTTGACCGACGGCAAAGGAAGAACTGTAGATTTTAAGAATACCATCATTATTATGACTTCAAATCTTGGAGCCGAGTACCTAATGGAAGCGATGACCGGTGAAAAATCGATGGAGGCTGCACGTGACCTTGTCATCAAACAG GCAGAGAAACATTTCAAACCTGAGTTCCTGAACAGGCTGAGTGAGATTGTGATATTTGAGCCACTCTCACAAGATAAACTGAGGGTGGTTGCTAATGTTCAGTTGAAAGGCATCATTGATCGTTTAGCTGAAAAGGGCATCAATATATATGCAAGTGAGGCTGTTCTGGATGTTGTCTTGTCAGAATCACACAACCCA CTTTATGGTGCAAGGCCCATAAGGAGGTGGCTGCAGAAGAATGTGATGACGAAGCTCGCTGAGATGCTTTTTAAAGGGGAAATAGATGGAAAAACTACTGTCATCATCGACGCTTCTGAAGATAAGAAAGATCTGAAGTACAAAGTAGTGAAGAATGCGCGCACCCTGGAGAAGAGGCCTCTCATGGAGATTTCTAGTGACTCCGACAGTGACGATGACATAGACCTTAATGCTCCTATAGTAAAGAAAACGAAGGGGATAGTCATATCATCTAACTGGAAGTGA
- the LOC112878918 gene encoding transcription factor E2FA-like isoform X2 gives MSGVGSGRPPAAQKILQSLRPPLAFASPSRPPFAAPDDYHRFPTPAAAAAPAATSGGVGAAGASDTIEEGLVIRTPLKRKATSEDNDAADSSDCIITSTGFAGSPMLTPVSGKTVKTSKSKSKNNKAGPQTPTSNVGSPLNPATPAGTCRYDSSLGLLTKKFINLLKQAPDGILDLNNAAETLEVQKRRIYDITNVLEGIGLIEKTLKNRIRWKGLDDSGVELENGISALQAEVENLSLQEQAIDERIRDMREKLRGLTEDENNQRWLYVTEDDIKGLPCFQNETLIAIKAPHGTTLEVPDPDEAGDYLQRRYRIVLRSTMGPIDVYLVSQFDEKFEELGGVATPTRHSNMPRHHPIEDSNTTNGGQCSTAMDVVQNVQQSQRAPQDPSALHDFGGMTRIIPSDVDTDADYWLLTEGDVSITDMWKTAQVQWDQMDFLSEEVVTPRAHNQQPVTVGRPQMQAPSMDEP, from the exons ATGTCGGGAGTCGGCAGCGGCaggccgccggccgcgcagAAGATCCTGCAGTCGCTGCGCCCGCCCCTCGCCTTCGCCTCGCCGTCGCGGCCGCCCTTCGCCGCGCCCGACGACTACCACCGCTTCCCCACGCCGGCAGCCGCTGCGGCCCCAGCCGCCACCTCGGGCGGCGTCGGTGCGGCGGGCGCTTCTGATACTATCGAGGAGGGGCTGGTCATCCGGACGCCG CTAAAAAGAAAAGCCACATCTGAAGACAATGATGCTGCTGACTCGAGTGACTGTATTATTACTAGCACTGGATTTGCTGGTAGTCCGATGCTCACTCCAGTCTCTGGAAAAACTGTTAAAACTTCTAAGTCGAAGTCAAAGAACAATAAAGCTGGGCCTCAAACGCCTACGTCAAATGTTG GTTCACCTCTCAATCCAGCAACGCCTGCTGGCACGTGCCGATATGACAGTTCATTAG GACTTCTGACAAAAAAGTTCATTAACTTGCTCAAGCAGGCTCCAGATGGCATTTTAGATTTGAATAATGCTGCAGAAACACTAGAG GTCCAAAAACGGCGCATATATGACATTACCAATGTCCTTGAAGGAATTGGACTAATAGAGAAGACACTTAAGAACAGAATCCGTTGGAA GGGCCTGGACGATTCAGGTGTTGAATTAGAGAACGGTATTTCTGCATTGCAG GCAGAAGTTGAAAATCTTAGCCTGCAGGAGCAAGCAATAGATGAGCGTATACG TGATATGCGTGAAAAACTAAGGGGCTTAACTGAAGATGAAAACAATCAAAG GTGGCTTTATGTGACTGAAGACGATATCAAGGGATTGCCCTGCTTTCAG AATGAAACACTAATTGCAATAAAAGCACCTCATGGTACTACACTTGAAGTCCCGGATCCGGATGAG GCTGGTGATTATCTCCAAAGGAGATATAGAATTGTATTAAGAAGTACAATGGGACCAATAGATGTTTACTTAGTTAG TCAATTTGATGAGAAGTTTGAGGAGTTGGGTGGTGTTGCAACACCTACAAGGCATTCAAACATGCCTAGACATCATCCTATTGAAGATTCCAATACAACAAATGGTGGACAATGTAGCACAGCGATGGATGTGGTACAAAATGTTCAGCAAAGCCAGAGGGCTCCACAGGATCCTAGTGCTTTGCATGATTTTGGAGGGATGACAAGGATTATTCCTTCGGATGTTGAT ACGGATGCTGATTACTGGCTCCTAACAGAGGGAGATGTTAGCATTACTGATATGTGGAAAACAGCAC AAGTGCAGTGGGACCAGATGGACTTCTTGTCTGAAGAAGTTGTCACACCTCGTGCCCATAATCAACAGCCAGTCACAGTCGGCAGGCCACAGATGCAGGCTCCAAGCATGGATGAACCATAA
- the LOC112878918 gene encoding transcription factor E2FA-like isoform X1 encodes MSGVGSGRPPAAQKILQSLRPPLAFASPSRPPFAAPDDYHRFPTPAAAAAPAATSGGVGAAGASDTIEEGLVIRTPLKRKATSEDNDAADSSDCIITSTGFAGSPMLTPVSGKTVKTSKSKSKNNKAGPQTPTSNVGSPLNPATPAGTCRYDSSLGLLTKKFINLLKQAPDGILDLNNAAETLEVQKRRIYDITNVLEGIGLIEKTLKNRIRWKGLDDSGVELENGISALQAEVENLSLQEQAIDERIRDMREKLRGLTEDENNQRWLYVTEDDIKGLPCFQNETLIAIKAPHGTTLEVPDPDEAGDYLQRRYRIVLRSTMGPIDVYLVSQFDEKFEELGGVATPTRHSNMPRHHPIEDSNTTNGGQCSTAMDVVQNVQQSQRAPQDPSALHDFGGMTRIIPSDVDTDADYWLLTEGDVSITDMWKTAPEVQWDQMDFLSEEVVTPRAHNQQPVTVGRPQMQAPSMDEP; translated from the exons ATGTCGGGAGTCGGCAGCGGCaggccgccggccgcgcagAAGATCCTGCAGTCGCTGCGCCCGCCCCTCGCCTTCGCCTCGCCGTCGCGGCCGCCCTTCGCCGCGCCCGACGACTACCACCGCTTCCCCACGCCGGCAGCCGCTGCGGCCCCAGCCGCCACCTCGGGCGGCGTCGGTGCGGCGGGCGCTTCTGATACTATCGAGGAGGGGCTGGTCATCCGGACGCCG CTAAAAAGAAAAGCCACATCTGAAGACAATGATGCTGCTGACTCGAGTGACTGTATTATTACTAGCACTGGATTTGCTGGTAGTCCGATGCTCACTCCAGTCTCTGGAAAAACTGTTAAAACTTCTAAGTCGAAGTCAAAGAACAATAAAGCTGGGCCTCAAACGCCTACGTCAAATGTTG GTTCACCTCTCAATCCAGCAACGCCTGCTGGCACGTGCCGATATGACAGTTCATTAG GACTTCTGACAAAAAAGTTCATTAACTTGCTCAAGCAGGCTCCAGATGGCATTTTAGATTTGAATAATGCTGCAGAAACACTAGAG GTCCAAAAACGGCGCATATATGACATTACCAATGTCCTTGAAGGAATTGGACTAATAGAGAAGACACTTAAGAACAGAATCCGTTGGAA GGGCCTGGACGATTCAGGTGTTGAATTAGAGAACGGTATTTCTGCATTGCAG GCAGAAGTTGAAAATCTTAGCCTGCAGGAGCAAGCAATAGATGAGCGTATACG TGATATGCGTGAAAAACTAAGGGGCTTAACTGAAGATGAAAACAATCAAAG GTGGCTTTATGTGACTGAAGACGATATCAAGGGATTGCCCTGCTTTCAG AATGAAACACTAATTGCAATAAAAGCACCTCATGGTACTACACTTGAAGTCCCGGATCCGGATGAG GCTGGTGATTATCTCCAAAGGAGATATAGAATTGTATTAAGAAGTACAATGGGACCAATAGATGTTTACTTAGTTAG TCAATTTGATGAGAAGTTTGAGGAGTTGGGTGGTGTTGCAACACCTACAAGGCATTCAAACATGCCTAGACATCATCCTATTGAAGATTCCAATACAACAAATGGTGGACAATGTAGCACAGCGATGGATGTGGTACAAAATGTTCAGCAAAGCCAGAGGGCTCCACAGGATCCTAGTGCTTTGCATGATTTTGGAGGGATGACAAGGATTATTCCTTCGGATGTTGAT ACGGATGCTGATTACTGGCTCCTAACAGAGGGAGATGTTAGCATTACTGATATGTGGAAAACAGCAC CAGAAGTGCAGTGGGACCAGATGGACTTCTTGTCTGAAGAAGTTGTCACACCTCGTGCCCATAATCAACAGCCAGTCACAGTCGGCAGGCCACAGATGCAGGCTCCAAGCATGGATGAACCATAA
- the LOC112900616 gene encoding 2-Cys peroxiredoxin BAS1, chloroplastic: MACSFAAAAAGVSSAPTHAARALAAAPQSVSVARSAGAARPLRLAASRSARATRLVARAGGVDDLPLVGNKAPDFEAEAVFDQEFINVKLSDYIGKKYVILFFYPLDFTFVCPTEITAFSDRYEEFEKLNTEILGVSIDSVFSHLAWVQTDRKSGGLGDLKYPLISDVTKSISKSFGVLIPDQGIALRGLFIIDKEGVIQHSTINNLAIGRSVDETMRTLQALQYVQENPDEVCPAGWKPGERSMKPDPKGSKEYFAAI, encoded by the exons ATGGCCTgctccttcgccgccgccgccgccggcgtctccTCTGCGCCCACCCACGCCGCCAGGgctctcgccgccgcgccgcagtCCGTCTCCGTCGCCCGCTCCGCGGGAGCCGCCAGGcccctccgcctcgccgcctccAGATCCGCGCGGGCCACCAGGCTCGTCGCCCGCGCCGGCGGCGTC GATGACTTGCCATTGGTCGGGAACAAGGCGCCAGACTTCGAGGCCGAGGCCGTGTTCGACCAGGAGTTCATCAAC GTCAAGCTATCTGACTACATTGGGAAGAAGTACGTGATTCTATTCTTCTACCCCTTGGACTTCACCTTCGTCTGCCCAACCG AGATTACCGCCTTCAGTGACAGATATGAGGAATTCGAGAAGTTGAACACTGAGATCCTTGGCGTCTCCATTGACAGTGTG TTCTCCCACCTTGCATGGGTGCAGACAGACAGGAAGTCTGGTGGGCTTGGGGATCTTAAATACCCTCTTATTTCCGATGTTACCAAATCAATTTCAAAGTCCTTTGGTGTTCTCATCCCTGACCAG GGCATTGCTCTGAGAGGACTGTTCATCATCGACAAGGAGGGAGTGATTCAGCACTCTACCATTAACAACCTTGCCATTGGTCGCAGTGTCGATGAGACCATGAGGACCCTTCAG GCGTTGCAGTACGTCCAGGAGAACCCAGATGAGGTCTGCCCGGCCGGATGGAAGCCTGGGGAGAGGTCGATGAAGCCTGACCCCAAGGGAAGCAAAGAGTACTTCGCGGCTATCTAG
- the LOC112873850 gene encoding protein SMAX1-LIKE 3-like gives MRAGACTVQQALAPEAAVVVKQAVSLARRRGNAQVTPLHVASAMLHQQAPTSSSAAPSTGLLRAACLRSHSHPLQCKALELCFNVALNRLPASASPLLGGHGHVYYPPSLSNALVAAFKRAQAHQRRGSVDTQQQPVLAVKIELEQLVISILDDPSVSRVMREAGFSSTQVKANVEQAVSSIEANNSASTTATAAAGSQNPNPSAVPSEETKPTKLLPLDQVRDEDVAAILECLASRRKRRVMVVAECAAAAEAATRAAVDKIKRGEALRGAQVVGLSVSGFRDLPRSEAERRLAELRCTVKAGGGRAGGVVVVVEDLGWAAEFWAGRAEAGRGRWPSSCCYYCAVEHAVAEVRALACRGGDGVWLVGYGTYQSYMRCRAGQPSLESLWGLQTLAVPAGSLALSLNCVDDSAMAVSHLSSMARREGSSGNGSASRCMSLLDAGGSAGQLTTVVPACCGDCSATKCDAAKELARSVLPASSIIPPWLQHCRNQEPSHCKKWSSTCGESPSHHRTALNFSTVVSPSSSVSSHEQHYHPHKPYQQQPWLVADAHEAKHPWKARCGGGQVHVVVDDEDVKLVSAIKVKSHDSSASNGSVEQVERRSRFKELSAENLKVLCSALEKEVPWQAEIVPEIASTVLQCRSGMARRRDTEASSSRAAGSKEDTWLLFLGGDAEGKARVARELARLVFGSRKCFVSVGTTASSPARSDSAEQRHKRPRLAEASNNDCVESLYEAVRDNPHRVILVEDVEQAGQRRILEAIERGSVRSHGGDEAALGDAIIVLSCESFDARSRTSSPPTTKKAKTEIKEDPKEEAATAGSPSSSCFDLNLNMSLENDDMEESCFTDAGLLRAVDRAFFFRRPDESSD, from the exons ATGAGAGCCGGGGCCTGCACGGTGCAGCAGGCGCTGGCgccggaggcggcggtggtggtgaaGCAGGCGGTGAGcctggcgcggcggcgcgggaacGCGCAGGTGACGCCGCTGCACGTGGCCAGCGCCATGCTCCATCAGCAGGCGCCGACGTCGTCGTCGGCGGCACCTTCGACGGGGCTCCTGCGCGCGGCCTGTCTCCGGTCGCACTCGCACCCGCTGCAGTGCAAGGCCCTGGAGCTCTGCTTCAATGTCGCGCTCAACCGCCTCCcggcctcggcctcgccgcTCCTCGGCGGGCACGGCCACGTCTACTACCCGCCGTCCCTCTCCAACGCGCTCGTCGCCGCGTTCAAGCGCGCGCAGGCGCACCAGCGCCGGGGGTCCGTCGACACGCAGCAGCAGCCGGTGCTCGCCGTCAAGATCGAGCTGGAGCAGCTCGTAATCTCCATCCTCGACGACCCCAGCGTCAGCCGCGTCATGCGCGAGGCCGGATTCTCCAGCACCCAGGTCAAGGCCAACGTCGAGCAGGCCGTCTCTTCCATTGAAGCAAACAACTCCGCTTctaccaccgccaccgccgccgccgggtctcaaaaccctaaccctagcgcAGTTCCATCTGAAGAAACCAAGCCAACTAAGCTGCTACCTCTCGACCAAGTGCGCGACGAGGACGTCGCGGCCATCCTTGAATGCCTGGCCTCCCGGAGAAAGAGGCGTGTCATGGTGGTCGCCGAGTGCGCGGCCGCTGCCGAGGCGGCGACGCGGGCGGCGGTCGACAAGATCAAGCGCGGCGAGGCCCTGCGCGGCGCGCAGGTGGTCGGCCTCAGCGTGTCCGGGTTCCGCGACCTGCCGAGgagcgaggccgagcggcggctcgCGGAGCTCCGGTGCACCGtcaaggccggcggcggcagggcgggCGGCGTGGTGGTGGTCGTGGAGGACCTCGGGTGGGCGGCCGAGttctgggccgggcgcgccgaGGCGGGGAGGGGGAGGTGGCCGTCGAGCTGCTGCTACTACTGCGCCGTGGAGCACGCCGTCGCGGAGGTGCGCGCCCTGGCGtgccgcggcggcgacggcgtctGGCTCGTCGGCTATGGCACGTACCAGAGCTACATGAGGTGCAGAGCCGGTCAGCCCTCGCTGGAGAGCCTCTGGGGGCTCCAGACGCTCGCCGTCCCTGCTGGCAGCCTCGCCTTGAGCCTCAACTGCGTCGACGACAG TGCAATGGCCGTCAGTCACCTGTCGAGCATGGCCAGGCGCGAAGGAAGTAGTGGGAACGGGTCGGCGTCGCGTTGCATGTCGCTTTTGGATGCCGGTGGCTCCGCCGGCCAGCTGACGACCGTCGTCCCCGCCTGCTGCGGCGACTGCTCCGCCACAAAATGCGACGCTGCCAAGGAGCTGGCACGATCAGTCCTGCCGGCGTCCAGCATTATTCCTCCTTGGCTCCAGCATTGCCGCAATCAG GAGCCTTCCCATTGCAAGAAATGGAGCTCAACGTGCGGCGAGTCGCCGTCTCATCACCGGACGGCACTAAACTTCTCCACGGTGGTGTCGCCGTCCTCCTCGGTCTCCTCGCACGAGCAGCACTACCACCCGCACAAGCCGTACCAGCAGCAGCCATGGCTTGTCGCCGACGCCCACGAGGCCAAGCACCCGTGGAAGGCCCGGTGCGGTGGCGGGCAGGTGCACGTCGTCGTCGACGACGAGGACGTCAAGCTTGTCAGCGCGATAAAGGTCAAGTCCCACGACTCGAGCGCGTCCAATGGCTCGGTGGAGCAGGTGGAGCGCCGCTCCCGGTTCAAGGAACTCAGCGCCGAGAACCTCAAGGTCCTCTGCTCCGCGCTGGAGAAGGAGGTGCCGTGGCAGGCGGAGATCGTGCCTGAGATCGCGAGCACGGTGCTCCAGTGCCGCTCCGGCATGGCGAGGAGGCGAGACACCGAAGCTTCGAGCTCGAGAGCGGCGGGCTCGAAGGAGGACACGTGGCTGCTCTTCCTCGGAGGCGACGCCGAGGGCAAGGCGAGGGTGGCCAGGGAGCTGGCCCGCCTCGTCTTCGGCTCGCGCAAGTGCTTCGTATCTGTCGGCACCACCGCGTCGTCTCCGGCGCGGTCGGACTCCGCCGAGCAGCGCCACAAGCGGCCGCGGTTGGCGGAGGCGAGCAACAACGACTGCGTCGAGAGCCTCTACGAGGCCGTGCGTGACAACCCGCACCGTGTCATCCTGGTGGAGGACGTGGAGCAGGCTGGCCAGAGGCGAATTCTGGAGGCCATCGAAAGAGGGTCGGTCCGGAGCCATGGCGGCGACGAGGCTGCCCTCGGCGACGCCATCATCGTCCTCAGCTGCGAGAGCTTCGACGCGAGGTCGAGAACCTCATCGCCACCGACGACCAAGAAGGCGAAGACCGAGATCAAGGAGGACCCCAAAGAGGAAGCCGCCACCGCTGGGTCGCCGTCTTCATCTTGCTTTGATCTGAATCTGAACATGAGTTTGGAGAACGATGACATGGAGGAGAGTTGCTTTACGGATGCCGGCCTGCTCAGGGCAGTGGATCGGGCGTTCTTCTTCAGACGGCCTGATGAGAGTAGTGATTAA